The following coding sequences are from one Desulfonatronum thioautotrophicum window:
- a CDS encoding ATP-binding protein: protein MEFRKETAFINRQRELAVLKAWIEERPERMLCIFGPKSSGKTTLLYKFIECSLKNTRFQVKHFNLRKILISNYRDFVSTFFEIDYSKAKSDIREQRQYNLGAFKLTVDALKGVSNKDLDPFVVMERELQKLKAKGRQPVIVIDELQALDAVYLDDQRLVINELLNFFVAMTKESHLCHIVLASSDGYFVERLYNDSKLRKTTELLEVDYLPREDIVYWLENLEKESRIRDYVLSPHQIEAIWEHFGGSIWEVSEVLGKFLSLCEDGRVPDAPFQQVIEDRMVQARSYFMEYAVLHPQRTALLALLASLLDAQGRFNEQHLAPLLEQGAYPDREALRAELHYLVRNNYLYYNPARAEYKAQGRSMHIGMGRFVREMDEMKGQGKGG from the coding sequence ATGGAATTTCGCAAAGAAACTGCATTCATCAACCGGCAGCGGGAATTGGCCGTGCTCAAGGCCTGGATCGAGGAACGGCCCGAGCGGATGTTGTGCATCTTCGGCCCCAAATCCAGCGGCAAGACGACCTTGTTGTACAAGTTTATCGAGTGTTCCTTGAAGAACACCCGATTCCAGGTGAAACATTTCAATCTCCGGAAAATACTTATCTCCAACTACAGAGACTTCGTCTCCACCTTTTTCGAGATCGACTACTCCAAGGCAAAGTCGGATATTCGCGAACAACGCCAATATAATCTCGGGGCCTTCAAACTCACGGTTGATGCGCTTAAGGGGGTTAGCAACAAAGACCTGGATCCCTTTGTGGTCATGGAACGCGAGCTGCAAAAGCTCAAGGCCAAGGGCAGGCAGCCGGTGATCGTCATCGACGAGCTGCAAGCCCTGGACGCTGTGTATCTGGATGATCAGCGTCTGGTGATCAACGAGTTGCTCAACTTTTTCGTGGCCATGACCAAGGAGTCCCACCTTTGCCACATCGTCCTGGCCAGCTCCGACGGGTACTTCGTGGAGCGCCTGTATAACGACAGCAAGCTGCGCAAGACCACGGAATTATTGGAAGTGGACTATCTGCCCCGGGAGGATATCGTTTACTGGTTGGAGAATCTGGAGAAGGAATCGCGGATCAGGGATTACGTCCTCAGTCCACATCAGATTGAGGCGATCTGGGAACATTTCGGCGGGAGCATCTGGGAAGTCTCGGAAGTGCTGGGGAAATTCCTGAGTCTCTGCGAGGACGGGCGGGTTCCGGATGCGCCGTTTCAGCAAGTCATCGAGGACAGGATGGTCCAGGCCAGATCCTACTTCATGGAATACGCGGTCCTGCACCCGCAACGCACGGCCCTCCTGGCCCTGCTTGCCTCACTGCTGGACGCCCAGGGCAGGTTCAACGAACAGCATTTGGCCCCCCTGCTGGAGCAGGGCGCCTACCCGGACCGCGAAGCCCTGCGCGCCGAGCTGCACTACCTGGTGCGCAACAACTACCTCTATTACAATCCCGCCCGGGCCGAGTACAAGGCCCAGGGCCGGAGCATGCACATCGGCATGGGGCGGTTTGTTCGCGAGATGGATGAGATGAAGGGGCAGGGCAAAGGCGGGTAG
- a CDS encoding sigma 54-interacting transcriptional regulator: MSCETKSPYPDVLICWLGRTDLNACAGQGEAGLGPVGQALEWERFDKLILLNNYPAESVEPYRNWLGARYPDLGLDMRHVRLSGPTCYSEIYQTALSVLEDVTHKAPGAGLTLHLSPGTPAMAAVWIILAKTRFPARLIESSRDHGVRVVDFPFDLSAEFLPDANPPVALRDRDARLERLSASLPPLAPAFADIIHRCEPMGRVLLKARKAAVRTVPVLIEGESGTGKELLARAMHQAGPRQGGPFIAVNCGAIPAELVESELFGHVNKSMPESNQGG, encoded by the coding sequence ATGTCTTGTGAGACAAAATCACCTTATCCCGATGTTCTGATCTGCTGGCTGGGTCGGACTGACCTGAACGCTTGCGCGGGGCAGGGGGAGGCTGGGCTTGGGCCGGTGGGCCAAGCCCTTGAATGGGAACGCTTCGACAAGCTGATTTTGTTGAACAACTATCCGGCGGAGAGCGTCGAGCCATATCGGAATTGGCTTGGCGCACGATATCCGGATCTGGGCCTGGACATGCGGCACGTCCGCCTGAGCGGGCCGACCTGCTACAGCGAGATTTACCAGACCGCCTTGTCCGTGCTTGAGGATGTGACCCACAAGGCCCCCGGCGCGGGCCTGACCCTGCACCTCAGTCCGGGCACCCCGGCCATGGCCGCGGTCTGGATCATCCTGGCCAAGACCCGCTTCCCGGCCCGGCTCATCGAGTCGTCGCGGGATCACGGCGTGCGCGTCGTGGATTTTCCTTTTGATCTTTCCGCCGAATTCCTGCCCGATGCAAATCCGCCTGTAGCGCTTCGCGACAGAGACGCCCGCCTGGAACGCCTCAGCGCGTCCCTTCCGCCCCTTGCTCCGGCCTTTGCCGACATCATCCACCGCTGCGAGCCCATGGGCCGCGTCCTGCTCAAGGCACGCAAGGCCGCGGTGCGCACCGTGCCCGTGCTCATCGAGGGCGAGTCCGGAACGGGCAAGGAGCTGCTGGCCCGGGCCATGCACCAGGCCGGTCCGAGACAGGGCGGCCCGTTCATCGCGGTGAACTGCGGGGCCATTCCCGCGGAACTCGTGGAGTCGGAGCTGTTCGGCCACGTCAACAAATCAATGCCCGAATCAAATCAGGGAGGCTGA
- a CDS encoding DUF2283 domain-containing protein, translated as MNKSRLSYFEDSDVLHLVISEDAEAVSVEVSPNITAELNSKGELIGIEILEASTFIRDSILESVQARVLHLAGASAG; from the coding sequence GTGAATAAGTCACGTTTATCGTATTTCGAAGACAGTGATGTTCTTCATTTAGTGATCTCGGAAGACGCAGAGGCAGTAAGTGTGGAAGTGAGCCCGAACATCACGGCGGAACTCAATAGTAAGGGAGAACTCATCGGCATCGAAATTCTTGAAGCGAGCACCTTCATCCGTGACTCGATTTTAGAAAGTGTGCAGGCCAGAGTCCTTCACTTGGCTGGCGCAAGTGCTGGTTGA
- a CDS encoding type II toxin-antitoxin system HicA family toxin, whose translation MSDWPATKAKAVLAALLRTGWRIKRETRGSHRLLARPGWPDYVFAFHDRDEIGPRMLSRIAKHTGLKPNDL comes from the coding sequence ATGAGTGATTGGCCAGCCACGAAAGCCAAAGCCGTACTTGCCGCATTGTTGCGAACAGGTTGGCGAATCAAGCGCGAAACCCGAGGCTCCCATCGCCTGCTGGCCCGCCCTGGGTGGCCGGACTATGTCTTTGCCTTTCACGACCGCGATGAGATCGGTCCACGAATGCTCAGCAGGATTGCCAAACACACGGGCCTGAAACCAAACGATCTCTAA
- a CDS encoding type II toxin-antitoxin system HicB family antitoxin: protein MRIELEMEDDGRWIAEIPELPGVMVYGATREQAISKVKALALRTMADQIENESPVSGLDCLFAVPA, encoded by the coding sequence ATGAGAATCGAACTCGAAATGGAAGATGATGGGCGCTGGATTGCTGAAATACCAGAACTGCCTGGGGTTATGGTTTATGGAGCGACGCGGGAGCAAGCCATTTCCAAAGTGAAGGCGCTTGCGCTGCGAACCATGGCTGATCAAATCGAGAACGAAAGCCCTGTCTCCGGCTTGGATTGCCTCTTCGCGGTTCCCGCATGA
- a CDS encoding nuclease domain-containing protein has protein sequence MPVMDSPLGPVETELALRQDWPLLVQLNKLGRYFVKCFGDVPDSVRQAPCVIQTFPDNLPAGQSYSYPLRPDITIEQCGRRLILDAKFKGTGSGFYGIEAEDGTIQRWREEEIDKMHAYRDAIAGVQGAFILYPGLETAIFTPWDQTFPGVGALALRPGEDAVPLPEQGVSVGRILDIRAQLPLNKDDFLNLIKCPLSLNQYLDILRQKSLLD, from the coding sequence ATGCCCGTTATGGACAGCCCGCTTGGTCCGGTCGAGACGGAGCTTGCCCTAAGGCAGGACTGGCCCCTGCTCGTGCAGCTGAACAAGTTGGGCCGGTATTTCGTGAAGTGCTTTGGGGATGTTCCGGATTCGGTCCGGCAGGCCCCCTGCGTGATCCAGACCTTTCCGGACAACCTGCCGGCCGGCCAGAGTTATTCCTACCCCTTGCGCCCGGACATCACTATCGAACAGTGCGGTCGCCGCCTGATTCTGGACGCCAAGTTCAAGGGAACTGGTTCCGGCTTCTATGGGATTGAGGCCGAAGACGGGACGATCCAGCGCTGGCGCGAAGAGGAGATCGACAAGATGCACGCCTACCGGGACGCCATTGCCGGAGTGCAGGGCGCGTTCATCCTCTACCCAGGGCTGGAAACCGCCATTTTTACCCCTTGGGATCAGACTTTTCCAGGCGTGGGAGCCTTGGCTCTCAGGCCCGGTGAAGACGCCGTTCCACTTCCCGAGCAGGGAGTGTCGGTTGGGCGGATTTTGGATATACGCGCTCAACTGCCCCTGAACAAGGATGATTTTCTGAACCTGATCAAGTGCCCGCTTTCTCTGAACCAGTACCTGGACATCCTGCGACAAAAGAGTCTTCTGGACTGA
- a CDS encoding LemA family protein gives MSVWPIVGLVLLIALGFSLMRIYNQLVKLKNRYKNAFAQIDVQLKRRYDLIPNLVETAKAYMKHERETLEAVIAARNQAYGAMQAAAANPGQAAAMAGLAGAEGMLSGALGKLFALVESYPDLKANQNMMQLTEEMTSTENKVAFARQAFNDGVMHYNTYRESFPQTVFAGMFGFGPAALLEFETREFREAPKVQF, from the coding sequence ATGTCCGTATGGCCGATTGTTGGATTGGTTTTGCTGATTGCCTTGGGCTTTTCCTTGATGCGCATCTACAATCAGTTGGTCAAGCTGAAGAATCGCTACAAGAATGCCTTTGCTCAGATCGATGTTCAGCTCAAGCGACGCTACGACCTGATCCCCAACCTGGTGGAGACGGCCAAGGCCTACATGAAGCATGAGCGCGAAACCCTGGAGGCGGTCATCGCGGCCCGCAACCAGGCCTACGGCGCCATGCAGGCCGCCGCGGCCAATCCCGGGCAGGCCGCGGCCATGGCCGGGTTGGCCGGAGCCGAGGGCATGTTGTCCGGAGCATTGGGCAAGTTGTTCGCCCTGGTGGAGAGCTATCCGGATCTGAAGGCCAATCAGAACATGATGCAGCTTACCGAGGAAATGACCAGCACGGAGAACAAGGTCGCCTTCGCTCGTCAGGCCTTTAACGACGGGGTGATGCACTACAACACCTATCGGGAGTCCTTCCCGCAGACCGTTTTTGCCGGAATGTTCGGGTTTGGTCCGGCCGCACTGCTGGAGTTTGAGACCCGGGAATTTCGGGAAGCTCCCAAAGTGCAGTTTTAG
- a CDS encoding M48 family metallopeptidase: MDFFASQERARRKSTVLVVLFVLCTVGIVLTVYSLIFLLLLADAPNAAQAWREFKSMADLLALLGAVILFIIGFGTIFKMAQLRRGGAAVAELLGGRLVMPDSANADERKVLNVVEEMAIASGLPVPPVYMLDQESGINAFAAGQTPGDAVVGLTSGSARLLTRSELQAVIGHEFSHILNGDMRMNIKLMSVIHGLIILGLAGRVILRMAVYGGRSRDRRGAAVPLVLGIGFIVVGSLGMLCGSLIKAAVSRQREYLADASAVQFTRDPGAMAGVLKKIGALSQGSRLEHPNAAQASHMFFAQGVNLFMNSMFATHPPLEERIRRVEPGWDGSYPALREFSGAAAEAKPSATSSRPAPSGSSSSALGVSGLRGEAHEVSPAHGPPVQAPRAAEVAASVGLLDDIHIAHARRLREQIPKELLDAAHDTGRAHGVLYALLLSENRDVAKAQLALLEKHFGPELPRLVRDVAQRELPRELRLPLMDICFPALRRMPFDRYPLFRKALQEMIHADGRIGLFEWATHRAVLRHLEPSFEPGRKSAFGHVTLHQAGDQASLVLSALAHVGARAEDTTMAFQAGSSELRLPGLSLRSRELCGIQALDQALNKLIRLREAAKRDLILACAAVIVADGHVTIAQAEILRAVSDALECPMPPLLPGQVVGA; the protein is encoded by the coding sequence ATGGATTTTTTTGCGAGCCAGGAACGGGCCCGTCGAAAAAGCACGGTGCTGGTGGTGCTGTTCGTCCTGTGTACGGTGGGCATTGTGCTCACCGTCTACAGCCTGATTTTTCTTTTACTGCTGGCTGATGCGCCCAATGCGGCCCAGGCATGGCGGGAGTTCAAATCAATGGCTGATTTGCTCGCCCTGCTCGGTGCGGTGATTCTGTTTATTATCGGGTTTGGGACCATCTTCAAGATGGCCCAGCTTCGGCGCGGCGGAGCTGCCGTGGCTGAGTTGCTGGGCGGGCGGTTGGTCATGCCGGACAGCGCCAATGCGGACGAGCGCAAGGTGCTCAACGTGGTGGAGGAGATGGCCATTGCCTCGGGGCTGCCGGTACCTCCGGTATACATGCTGGACCAGGAAAGCGGCATCAACGCCTTTGCCGCGGGCCAGACCCCTGGAGACGCGGTGGTGGGGCTGACCAGCGGCAGCGCCCGGCTGTTGACCCGCTCGGAGTTGCAGGCTGTGATCGGCCATGAGTTCAGCCACATCCTGAACGGGGACATGCGCATGAACATCAAGCTGATGAGCGTGATCCACGGGTTGATCATTCTGGGACTGGCTGGACGGGTGATCCTGCGCATGGCCGTTTACGGCGGTCGCTCGCGGGATCGTCGGGGGGCGGCCGTGCCGCTGGTGCTGGGCATCGGATTCATTGTGGTCGGTTCCCTGGGAATGCTGTGCGGCAGCCTGATCAAGGCCGCCGTCTCCCGGCAACGGGAGTACCTGGCAGATGCTTCCGCGGTCCAGTTCACCCGGGATCCTGGGGCCATGGCCGGAGTGCTGAAGAAGATTGGCGCTCTTTCCCAGGGCTCCCGGCTGGAGCATCCCAACGCGGCCCAGGCCAGCCATATGTTTTTCGCCCAGGGCGTCAATTTATTCATGAACTCCATGTTCGCCACCCATCCTCCGCTGGAGGAGCGTATTCGCAGAGTGGAGCCGGGTTGGGACGGCAGCTATCCGGCATTAAGGGAGTTCTCTGGAGCAGCCGCCGAGGCCAAACCGTCCGCGACGTCATCACGGCCAGCGCCCTCCGGCTCGTCTTCCAGCGCACTTGGCGTATCCGGATTGCGTGGGGAAGCCCATGAAGTTTCTCCAGCCCACGGGCCGCCGGTGCAAGCCCCGAGGGCCGCGGAAGTGGCTGCCTCGGTTGGCCTGTTGGATGACATCCATATCGCGCATGCCCGGCGGTTGCGGGAACAAATCCCCAAAGAGCTGCTTGATGCGGCGCACGATACCGGCCGGGCTCACGGCGTACTTTACGCGCTGCTCCTTAGTGAAAATCGAGACGTGGCCAAGGCTCAGCTGGCCTTGCTGGAAAAACATTTCGGCCCGGAACTGCCGCGCCTGGTTCGGGATGTGGCGCAACGGGAGTTGCCGCGGGAGTTGCGCTTGCCGCTCATGGATATCTGTTTCCCGGCTCTGCGCCGGATGCCCTTTGATCGCTATCCCCTCTTTCGCAAGGCCCTCCAGGAAATGATTCACGCTGACGGGCGGATCGGGCTTTTCGAGTGGGCCACGCACCGGGCCGTGTTGCGGCATCTGGAGCCCTCCTTCGAACCAGGGCGAAAATCGGCTTTTGGCCATGTGACCCTGCACCAGGCCGGGGACCAGGCCTCACTGGTCCTCTCCGCGCTGGCCCATGTGGGGGCTCGGGCCGAGGATACGACAATGGCTTTCCAGGCCGGTTCCAGCGAACTGCGCCTGCCGGGCCTGAGTCTACGAAGCAGAGAGCTGTGCGGCATTCAGGCCCTGGATCAGGCCCTGAACAAGCTCATCCGGCTGCGCGAGGCCGCCAAGCGCGACCTGATCTTGGCCTGCGCCGCGGTCATTGTGGCCGATGGCCATGTGACCATTGCCCAGGCCGAAATCCTGCGGGCCGTCAGCGACGCCCTGGAGTGTCCCATGCCGCCACTGCTGCCAGGGCAGGTCGTGGGGGCGTGA
- the cydD gene encoding thiol reductant ABC exporter subunit CydD — protein sequence MNPQHNPAAAEVSGPKDWLRANARPVRGILLAGIGLGGAAGVLLIIQAGLLAWVVHQVLFDAALLQDVLSAVVALPLLMLVRAGLVWGSEQLGIQAAMRVKQQLRMRVVDHLAALGPEHLRGRSSGDLAHHVVDGVEGLEAYFARYLPQAALAALIPLAVLAFVFPLDLVSGLILLFTAPFIPFFMFLIGTRAEKLNQRQWRRLAALSARFLDSLQGLTTLRLFNATHREARIIARITDQYRESTVDVLRIAFLSALVLEFFSTVSLAVVAVIIGFKLLSGNMAFQTGFFILLLAPEFYLPLRTLGTHYHSRLSAMAAAEGLLALLAETPRYVERTPRTSAPWACVEVHIHDLRFGHVPGQSVLHDFSLRVPPGACMALVGPSGAGKTSLLRLLLGTAKPESGKIMINGTDLAEIRQADWLRHVSWMPQNPYILQGSVRENILLAEPSTGNGERFGEEAGLDELAAMTGLDQDLAAMPRGWDTHIGEGGTGLSGGQRQRLALTRLLARATSRKTPLLLLDEPTAHLDDAGGRAVLATLGKFVGKHTLIIASHDPRVRSMADAVAELAPEAGR from the coding sequence GTGAATCCGCAGCATAACCCCGCCGCTGCCGAGGTTTCGGGCCCCAAGGACTGGTTGCGCGCGAACGCGCGGCCGGTTCGTGGAATATTGTTGGCCGGGATCGGGCTGGGGGGCGCGGCCGGGGTTTTGCTGATCATTCAGGCCGGACTGCTGGCCTGGGTGGTGCATCAGGTTTTGTTTGATGCGGCTTTGTTGCAGGACGTACTCAGTGCGGTGGTGGCTCTGCCCCTGCTGATGCTCGTTCGCGCCGGGCTGGTCTGGGGTAGTGAGCAGCTTGGCATCCAGGCTGCGATGCGGGTCAAGCAGCAGCTGAGGATGCGGGTCGTGGACCATCTGGCCGCCCTGGGGCCGGAGCACCTGCGTGGCCGGTCCAGCGGCGATCTGGCCCATCACGTGGTGGATGGGGTCGAGGGGTTGGAGGCCTACTTTGCCCGGTACCTGCCCCAGGCCGCCTTGGCCGCCCTGATTCCCCTGGCCGTCCTGGCATTCGTCTTTCCCTTGGATCTGGTCAGTGGCCTGATCCTGCTGTTCACTGCTCCGTTTATTCCCTTTTTCATGTTTCTGATCGGCACCAGGGCCGAAAAGCTGAACCAACGGCAGTGGCGGCGTCTCGCGGCACTGAGTGCCCGGTTCCTGGACAGCCTGCAGGGGCTGACCACGTTGCGGCTGTTCAACGCCACCCATCGGGAAGCACGAATCATCGCCCGGATCACTGACCAGTACCGGGAATCCACGGTGGACGTGCTCCGGATCGCCTTCCTCTCAGCCCTGGTCCTGGAATTCTTCTCCACGGTCAGTCTGGCCGTGGTGGCCGTGATCATCGGCTTCAAGCTCCTCTCCGGGAACATGGCCTTCCAGACCGGATTTTTCATCCTGCTGCTTGCCCCGGAATTCTATTTGCCGTTGCGTACCCTGGGCACGCATTACCATTCCCGGTTGTCGGCCATGGCCGCGGCCGAAGGGTTGCTGGCCCTGTTGGCGGAAACGCCCCGGTACGTGGAGCGGACGCCGCGGACGTCTGCCCCATGGGCCTGCGTCGAGGTGCATATCCATGATTTGCGCTTTGGCCATGTTCCAGGTCAGAGTGTGCTGCATGATTTCTCCCTGCGCGTACCCCCTGGAGCCTGCATGGCCCTGGTCGGACCCAGCGGCGCGGGCAAGACGTCCTTGTTGCGCCTGCTACTGGGTACGGCCAAGCCAGAGTCTGGAAAAATCATGATCAATGGGACGGATCTGGCTGAAATCAGGCAGGCGGATTGGCTGCGGCACGTGAGCTGGATGCCCCAGAATCCGTACATCCTGCAGGGTTCGGTGCGCGAAAACATCCTGTTGGCCGAACCATCCACGGGGAATGGGGAACGTTTCGGAGAGGAAGCCGGGTTGGATGAACTGGCCGCCATGACCGGACTGGATCAGGATTTGGCGGCCATGCCGCGGGGGTGGGATACCCACATCGGCGAAGGGGGCACCGGGCTCTCCGGAGGGCAGCGACAGCGTCTGGCCCTGACCAGGCTCCTGGCTCGGGCCACATCCCGGAAAACGCCGCTGCTGCTCCTGGATGAGCCTACGGCGCACTTGGATGACGCAGGCGGGCGGGCGGTGCTGGCGACGCTGGGCAAATTTGTCGGCAAGCACACGCTGATCATCGCTTCGCATGACCCGCGGGTCCGGAGCATGGCTGATGCAGTGGCGGAGCTCGCCCCTGAGGCAGGCCGGTAA
- the cydC gene encoding thiol reductant ABC exporter subunit CydC, with product MDVFRLLLSMARPKWPWLLLGLACSVITVLANMALLSLAAWFLASMALAGASGVLFNYFLPAGAIRSLAIVRSVGRYFERLVSHDATLRLLADLRVRFFERLVPLVPAGLGSGGGQGGRAGGDGSTMANPVSTPAVAQNDQGGRGGMHSADLFSRLRADIDLLDNFYLRLLLPAGTAICVAMVAFVFFSVFNPVLALGVAGLWLLAGAILPAYCLKRGASDGAQQVQTATRLRCLVVDGLRGMEELLVYDAGPRHREMVRRESARLIRLQIRTARLESMAQGMVGLAAGLAMWLVLVLGIPLVAGGDWSPAILPMLAVLALVSFEALQPLPGAWRMWGQIRMAAGRILEITEARPMVAEPSMPLELPSDGDLVVRDLWFGYPGDSSGRAEPILRGLDLELPRGGRVGIVGPAGSGKTTLQQILLRFWDYQQGSIQLAGRELRSCSGDEIRARMAVVSQHVFLFNSSIAENLRLGNPEATPAQLREALKAARLETFVASLPQGLDTLVGQFGARLSGGQARRLSVARALLKDAPILILDEPTEGLDAETEDQLWRELRPVMAGRSVLLITHHPTGLEYMDRVYRLEQGRLQLVDRAHMA from the coding sequence ATGGACGTTTTTCGATTGCTGTTGTCCATGGCCCGACCAAAATGGCCTTGGCTGCTGCTGGGGCTGGCCTGTTCCGTGATTACGGTGCTGGCCAACATGGCCTTGTTGAGTTTGGCGGCCTGGTTTTTGGCCTCCATGGCCCTGGCCGGAGCCAGCGGGGTCCTCTTCAATTATTTTTTACCGGCAGGGGCCATCCGATCCTTGGCTATCGTGCGCAGCGTGGGACGGTATTTTGAACGGCTGGTCAGCCACGACGCCACTTTGCGCCTGCTGGCAGACTTGCGGGTCCGCTTTTTCGAACGACTGGTCCCCCTTGTCCCCGCTGGACTGGGTAGTGGGGGGGGACAGGGGGGCAGGGCTGGGGGCGACGGTTCGACCATGGCCAACCCGGTTTCCACGCCCGCCGTTGCCCAGAATGATCAAGGTGGTCGAGGCGGGATGCACAGCGCGGACCTGTTCAGCCGGCTCCGGGCGGACATCGATCTGCTGGACAATTTCTACCTGCGTTTACTCCTGCCGGCCGGGACCGCCATCTGCGTGGCAATGGTCGCGTTTGTTTTTTTCAGTGTCTTCAATCCGGTTCTGGCCCTGGGGGTCGCCGGGCTCTGGTTGCTGGCCGGGGCCATCCTGCCGGCATATTGTCTGAAAAGGGGCGCATCCGATGGGGCGCAACAGGTCCAGACGGCCACCCGACTGCGCTGTCTGGTTGTGGACGGCCTGCGGGGCATGGAGGAGCTGCTGGTCTACGACGCCGGACCGCGGCATCGGGAAATGGTCCGCCGGGAGAGTGCACGGTTGATCCGCCTGCAGATCCGGACAGCCCGGCTGGAGAGCATGGCTCAGGGTATGGTGGGCTTGGCTGCCGGTTTGGCCATGTGGCTGGTTCTGGTCCTGGGAATTCCCCTGGTGGCAGGGGGCGACTGGTCACCGGCCATCTTGCCCATGCTGGCGGTCCTGGCCCTGGTCAGCTTCGAGGCGCTGCAGCCCTTGCCAGGGGCGTGGCGGATGTGGGGCCAGATCCGGATGGCCGCCGGTCGGATTCTGGAAATCACCGAGGCCCGGCCCATGGTTGCCGAGCCGAGCATGCCCTTGGAATTGCCCTCGGATGGCGATCTGGTGGTTCGCGACCTCTGGTTTGGCTACCCAGGCGACTCCTCGGGCCGGGCTGAGCCGATACTGCGTGGCCTGGACCTTGAACTACCCCGTGGGGGACGGGTCGGCATCGTCGGGCCGGCCGGTTCAGGCAAGACCACGCTGCAGCAGATCCTGCTGCGGTTCTGGGACTATCAGCAGGGCAGCATCCAGCTGGCCGGTCGGGAATTACGTTCCTGCTCCGGGGATGAGATCCGGGCCCGGATGGCCGTGGTTTCCCAGCATGTGTTTTTGTTCAACTCGTCCATTGCCGAGAATCTGCGCCTGGGCAACCCAGAGGCCACACCGGCGCAGCTTCGGGAGGCTCTGAAAGCCGCTCGGCTGGAGACGTTTGTCGCATCCCTGCCACAGGGGCTGGATACCCTGGTGGGCCAATTCGGAGCCAGGCTTTCCGGCGGGCAGGCCCGGCGGCTGAGCGTGGCCCGGGCTCTGCTCAAGGATGCTCCGATTTTGATTCTCGACGAACCCACCGAGGGATTGGATGCCGAAACCGAAGACCAGCTGTGGCGGGAACTGCGTCCGGTCATGGCCGGACGATCCGTATTGTTGATCACCCATCATCCGACCGGACTGGAATACATGGATCGGGTCTATCGGCTGGAGCAGGGGCGTTTGCAACTTGTTGACCGGGCTCATATGGCGTAA